From the Elusimicrobiota bacterium genome, one window contains:
- a CDS encoding DegT/DnrJ/EryC1/StrS family aminotransferase — translation MKQIPITLPYLNQEEEKAVIQVIRSKWLSQGKLVEQFEQKVSKYVNAKYAIATNSCTSALHISLLLSDIKPKDEVIVPSFTFIATVNNIIHLGAIPVFVDIDINTYNIDYTKIEEAITKKTKVIVPVHQIGLPAEMEHISKIAKKYNLKIIEDAACALGTEYKGKKIGSSGNLSCFSFHPRKIITTGEGGMITTNSKNLSDKAKALRSHGSFVSSIMKHKVKENITSEKYNLIGFNYRMTDIQAAIGIQQMNRIKHIIARRINLAERYNNAFKEVSHIIIPFVPEHSKHIFQSYIIRINEDSPKTCDEIMQKLHTVGIATRKIMAVHKEPYYKKILGNISLPVTELCYKNTMLLPLYPTMTNKEQDYIIENVKNILK, via the coding sequence ATGAAGCAGATACCAATAACCTTACCTTATCTTAATCAAGAAGAAGAAAAAGCAGTAATACAAGTTATAAGGTCAAAATGGCTGAGTCAGGGAAAATTAGTAGAACAATTTGAACAAAAAGTTTCAAAATATGTAAATGCAAAATATGCCATAGCAACAAATTCTTGCACATCAGCTCTTCACATATCATTACTTCTATCAGATATTAAACCCAAAGATGAGGTCATAGTTCCGTCTTTTACCTTTATTGCAACAGTAAATAACATAATACATCTTGGCGCAATACCTGTTTTTGTAGATATTGATATAAATACTTACAACATTGATTATACTAAAATAGAAGAAGCCATAACAAAAAAAACAAAAGTAATTGTGCCTGTACATCAGATTGGACTGCCGGCAGAAATGGAACATATATCTAAAATAGCAAAAAAATATAATTTAAAGATAATTGAGGATGCTGCCTGTGCCCTTGGCACAGAATATAAAGGAAAAAAGATAGGTTCGTCGGGTAATTTGTCTTGTTTTAGTTTCCACCCGAGAAAAATAATTACAACTGGTGAAGGGGGGATGATTACCACTAATAGTAAAAATTTATCTGATAAAGCAAAGGCACTTAGGTCACATGGTTCATTTGTATCTTCTATAATGAAGCATAAAGTAAAAGAAAATATAACATCAGAGAAATATAACTTGATAGGTTTTAATTATAGAATGACAGATATTCAGGCAGCAATAGGTATTCAACAGATGAATAGAATAAAACATATAATAGCAAGGAGAATAAATCTTGCAGAAAGATATAATAATGCTTTTAAGGAAGTTAGTCATATCATTATTCCTTTTGTCCCTGAACATTCAAAACATATTTTTCAGTCATATATAATCAGAATAAACGAAGATTCTCCAAAAACATGTGATGAAATAATGCAAAAATTGCATACTGTTGGAATTGCAACGCGTAAAATTATGGCAGTACATAAGGAGCCGTATTATAAAAAAATATTAGGAAATATAAGTCTTCCTGTGACTGAGCTCTGTTATAAGAATACTATGTTGTTACCGCTTTATCCGACTATGACAAATAAAGAGCAGGATTATATAATTGAAAATGTAAAAAATATTTTAAAATAG
- a CDS encoding acyltransferase, with product MKIYKSHGTGKFNRKMFKKIGENVIFEKGVLVFHPENIEIGSNVYIGHYAFLKGYYKNAMKIGSNTWIGQQVFLHSGGGLEIGNYVGIGPYVKIITLQHVIDKDISRPIITREQTYEKTVIEDDCDIGTGAIILPGIKIGKGSVVGAGSILTKDVKPYSIVVGNPAKLLRKRK from the coding sequence ATGAAAATATATAAAAGTCACGGTACCGGAAAATTTAACAGAAAAATGTTTAAAAAAATTGGAGAGAATGTAATTTTTGAAAAAGGTGTATTGGTATTCCACCCGGAAAACATAGAAATAGGAAGTAATGTTTATATCGGCCATTATGCATTTTTAAAAGGTTACTATAAAAATGCAATGAAAATAGGAAGTAATACATGGATTGGACAACAAGTGTTTCTTCATAGCGGCGGAGGGCTCGAAATCGGGAACTATGTCGGTATCGGTCCTTATGTAAAAATAATTACTCTCCAGCATGTAATTGATAAGGATATATCCCGTCCTATTATTACAAGAGAACAAACTTATGAAAAAACAGTAATAGAAGATGACTGCGACATTGGAACAGGTGCTATTATTTTACCAGGTATCAAAATTGGTAAAGGAAGTGTTGTCGGTGCGGGCAGTATTTTAACAAAAGATGTTAAACCTTACTCAATTGTCGTAGGGAACCCGGCAAAACTTTTAAGGAAAAGAAAATGA
- a CDS encoding radical SAM protein, which translates to MKALLVLLKQQHKFYWNVSESEYRLQRYQPLGLLYVSSSLEKHGVKTEFLDQSIDNLSSLDLKNKISANKYDFVGFYSDSTLKNIVCQYIKDIKSSLNVTVIVGGPGVLNNKEFFDAGCDIVCNGEGEVTICEIVDYLKGEKHIENIKGISFSKNGKTTRNEDRELIENLDILPFPDRDKTQADKYYDFHKFTMRTPFTTLITSRGCSYNCSYCTSHVFWKRKVRLRSPENIIKEIDTILEKNNIKYFYFLDENFGLNMKWLFEFCQLLIDKKYNFHWCCAINPFSYRGKKEEAFSIMKKAGCDHVILGLQSAHPEILKNCNRSPEQPEEAAKTIRIAKKLGMLVQLEMIFGLPGDTEETIKKSIDYTILNNPHITGFFALTILEGSEIEQKYKDKKVCELSKKRIDELCSLASKKFYVRPKKIFELFFFIIINNARWLTKAIQCLPFIFSIAGLKRRATK; encoded by the coding sequence ATGAAAGCATTACTGGTTTTATTAAAGCAGCAACATAAGTTTTACTGGAACGTTTCGGAATCCGAATACCGGCTTCAGCGTTACCAGCCTCTTGGTTTATTATATGTAAGTTCATCTTTGGAAAAACATGGTGTTAAAACAGAGTTTCTTGACCAATCAATAGACAATCTATCTTCCTTAGATTTAAAAAACAAAATATCAGCCAATAAGTATGATTTCGTGGGATTCTATTCTGATTCTACGTTAAAAAATATTGTTTGCCAATACATAAAAGATATAAAAAGCAGTTTAAATGTTACGGTTATCGTTGGCGGTCCTGGAGTACTGAACAATAAAGAATTTTTTGACGCAGGGTGCGATATCGTTTGTAACGGCGAAGGCGAAGTAACAATATGTGAAATTGTTGATTATCTTAAGGGAGAAAAACACATAGAAAATATTAAAGGGATCTCGTTTTCGAAAAATGGTAAGACTACCAGAAATGAAGATAGAGAGTTAATAGAAAATCTAGATATTTTACCATTTCCAGATAGAGATAAAACTCAGGCAGATAAGTATTATGATTTTCATAAATTCACCATGCGGACACCATTTACAACTTTGATAACATCCCGCGGATGTTCATATAATTGTTCTTATTGTACATCTCACGTATTTTGGAAAAGAAAAGTTAGATTAAGAAGCCCCGAGAATATTATAAAAGAAATAGACACTATACTTGAAAAAAATAATATAAAATATTTTTACTTTCTTGATGAAAACTTTGGATTAAACATGAAATGGTTATTTGAATTCTGCCAGTTATTAATTGATAAAAAATATAATTTTCACTGGTGTTGCGCGATAAATCCATTTAGTTACAGGGGAAAGAAAGAAGAGGCGTTTTCAATAATGAAAAAAGCAGGTTGTGACCATGTTATACTTGGATTACAATCAGCACATCCTGAAATATTGAAAAATTGCAATAGAAGTCCCGAACAACCGGAAGAAGCTGCTAAAACAATAAGAATTGCTAAAAAGCTTGGTATGCTTGTTCAGTTAGAAATGATTTTCGGGTTGCCAGGTGATACTGAAGAAACGATAAAAAAGAGTATTGATTATACTATTTTGAATAATCCGCACATTACAGGTTTTTTTGCATTGACTATACTGGAGGGTTCAGAAATAGAACAGAAATACAAGGATAAAAAAGTATGCGAACTTTCTAAAAAAAGAATTGACGAATTGTGTTCTTTAGCATCAAAGAAATTTTATGTAAGACCTAAAAAAATCTTTGAGCTTTTTTTCTTTATTATAATAAATAATGCTAGATGGCTGACTAAAGCTATCCAGTGTTTACCGTTTATCTTTTCAATAGCGGGATTAAAAAGAAGGGCAACTAAATGA
- a CDS encoding radical SAM protein → MPDIIFVNPNLTLEERYGKLAAAGSLEPPHGLCNLAAVCIKENIDVEILDIPALGLTYEQALNHIIKKSPKYVGITAVTISIYNAAKLAKMIKEVDNNIVIIIGGPHLTAVPEETMSKFPEFDIGVIGEGEITIIELIKTLEKKEPLEKVNGIIFRKSGQLHTTGKRELIKNLDELPFPAWHLLPDMKNYPPAVASCKRLPSTSIITTRGCTGKCTFCDRSGFGETVRAYSAEYIIEMITFLQKKYHIKDIRIMDDNFILIRSRLKKVSELIKKQKINITWSCLARVDMVDSDILKIIKEAGCWQIAYGIESGSQEILELLNKNITLEQIRRAIMLTKEAKIKTLGYFMLGNPKETENSIEQSIKLIEKLDFDDVKITFFTPYPGSKIFSTAKQYGFFNDDWKSLDCNLDPVFIPENLTKEYLVKIQRKILRKFYLRPRIILSYLKKISNIKQIPALYLATRGFFKHTFSKCN, encoded by the coding sequence ATGCCTGATATAATATTTGTTAATCCTAATCTGACACTTGAAGAAAGATACGGTAAGCTAGCAGCTGCCGGAAGTTTGGAACCGCCGCATGGTTTATGTAATTTAGCAGCTGTATGTATTAAGGAAAATATAGATGTAGAAATATTAGATATTCCTGCGCTCGGATTAACATATGAACAAGCATTAAATCATATAATAAAAAAATCACCAAAATATGTCGGTATAACGGCGGTAACTATATCAATTTATAATGCTGCAAAATTAGCCAAAATGATCAAAGAAGTAGATAATAATATTGTTATTATTATCGGTGGTCCTCATTTAACTGCAGTTCCTGAAGAGACTATGAGTAAATTCCCTGAATTTGATATTGGAGTTATAGGGGAAGGTGAAATTACAATAATTGAACTTATCAAAACACTTGAAAAAAAAGAACCTCTTGAGAAAGTAAATGGAATAATATTTAGGAAATCAGGACAATTACATACTACAGGCAAAAGGGAACTAATAAAAAATTTAGATGAATTACCATTTCCGGCATGGCACCTTCTGCCTGATATGAAAAATTATCCGCCTGCAGTTGCCAGTTGTAAAAGATTACCATCAACTTCAATAATAACTACAAGAGGATGTACTGGCAAATGTACATTCTGCGACAGGAGTGGGTTTGGTGAAACCGTAAGAGCGTATAGTGCTGAATATATAATTGAAATGATAACTTTCCTGCAAAAAAAGTACCATATTAAGGATATTAGAATAATGGACGACAATTTTATACTTATCAGGTCACGGCTAAAAAAAGTATCAGAACTGATTAAAAAACAAAAAATCAATATAACATGGTCTTGTCTTGCAAGAGTTGATATGGTAGACTCTGATATTTTAAAAATTATAAAAGAAGCCGGTTGCTGGCAGATTGCATATGGAATTGAAAGCGGTTCTCAGGAAATATTGGAATTACTTAATAAAAATATAACATTGGAACAAATCAGGCGGGCTATAATGTTGACGAAAGAAGCCAAAATAAAAACATTGGGTTATTTTATGCTGGGAAACCCGAAAGAAACGGAAAATAGTATAGAACAAAGTATAAAATTAATTGAGAAATTAGATTTTGATGATGTTAAAATCACGTTTTTTACCCCATATCCGGGTTCGAAAATATTCAGCACAGCCAAACAATATGGATTTTTTAATGATGACTGGAAAAGTTTGGATTGTAATCTTGACCCGGTATTTATACCGGAGAATCTTACAAAAGAATATTTAGTAAAAATTCAGAGAAAAATACTGAGAAAATTCTATTTGCGTCCAAGAATAATTTTATCTTATTTAAAAAAAATATCAAATATAAAACAAATTCCTGCATTATACCTTGCAACAAGGGGTTTTTTTAAACATACTTTTAGTAAATGTAATTGA
- a CDS encoding FAD-dependent oxidoreductase — protein MKVIILGGGITGLSAALKLAEKGITDIEVLEENNYVGGLAASVKIDGNIFDYGPHAYHSNTTEILLKLKKLAGDNFVELKKNVKIKFRGKYYKYPLEAIDIVFKLNPFLAIACIVNYIYVNIKNNFIKGKIKSTEDWLVKGFGKTLYNIYFGPYTQKVWGIKPSQLSPLFAMHRIPHTSLITVAAKSFLKGVKKLTHKEHKYSPLVIEFFYPKNGAGFIPNQMAKIISENKGKISLNSKMIGLNIEDKKVKSVICKTADGIKEIKGDYYISTIPITDLISYLKPLPPNNITSLSENMFYRAIVVVCLLINKPKVFDAEWIYFTNRTFNRLSDIRNCGAINAIQEGKTGLMAEITCNFGDDIWNTDKNILCHKVIRELEEEGFINKNDVLKYDILKVKNGYPVYDLDYEVRMEKITKYIENISNLFITGRQGLFKYVDMDVAVEMGETVADHILNKKSKNEISKIPFEEKLYA, from the coding sequence ATGAAAGTAATAATTTTAGGCGGGGGAATTACCGGTTTAAGTGCTGCTTTGAAGTTAGCCGAAAAGGGCATTACTGATATCGAAGTTCTTGAAGAAAATAATTATGTCGGAGGTCTGGCGGCAAGCGTTAAGATTGACGGAAATATATTTGATTATGGTCCCCATGCTTATCATTCCAATACAACTGAAATATTATTAAAACTCAAAAAACTGGCAGGCGACAATTTCGTCGAGCTTAAGAAAAATGTTAAAATTAAATTTAGAGGTAAATATTATAAATATCCTTTAGAGGCGATAGATATTGTCTTTAAGCTAAATCCGTTTCTTGCTATAGCATGTATAGTTAACTACATATATGTTAATATAAAAAATAATTTCATTAAAGGTAAAATAAAATCAACTGAAGATTGGCTTGTAAAAGGATTCGGGAAGACATTATATAATATTTATTTTGGGCCTTATACCCAGAAAGTATGGGGAATAAAACCGTCTCAATTATCTCCTCTCTTTGCAATGCATAGAATCCCCCATACAAGTCTTATAACAGTAGCTGCGAAATCTTTTTTAAAAGGCGTAAAAAAATTAACCCACAAAGAACACAAATATTCACCTTTGGTAATAGAGTTTTTTTATCCGAAAAACGGGGCAGGATTTATACCAAACCAAATGGCTAAAATAATATCTGAGAATAAAGGAAAGATATCTTTAAATTCAAAAATGATAGGGTTAAATATAGAAGATAAAAAAGTAAAATCAGTAATATGTAAAACTGCGGATGGAATTAAGGAAATAAAAGGTGATTATTATATTTCCACGATTCCAATAACTGATTTGATATCATATTTAAAACCTTTGCCGCCAAATAACATAACATCTTTATCTGAAAATATGTTTTATCGTGCGATCGTGGTAGTCTGTTTATTAATTAATAAGCCGAAAGTATTTGATGCAGAATGGATATATTTTACAAACAGGACTTTTAATCGTCTTTCAGATATAAGGAATTGCGGTGCTATAAATGCAATTCAAGAAGGCAAAACCGGTTTGATGGCAGAAATTACTTGTAATTTCGGTGACGATATATGGAATACCGATAAAAATATTCTTTGTCATAAAGTAATCAGGGAACTGGAAGAAGAGGGATTTATAAATAAAAATGATGTGTTAAAATATGATATTCTCAAAGTAAAAAATGGATATCCGGTTTATGACTTGGACTATGAAGTAAGAATGGAAAAAATAACAAAATATATAGAAAATATAAGCAATTTGTTCATAACGGGCAGGCAAGGTTTATTTAAATACGTTGATATGGACGTTGCAGTGGAGATGGGCGAAACAGTAGCAGACCATATTCTAAATAAAAAGTCTAAAAACGAAATAAGCAAAATTCCTTTCGAGGAAAAACTTTATGCCTGA
- a CDS encoding NAD-dependent epimerase/dehydratase family protein, with protein MITGKKIFITGGYGFIGSSLCQRIVQNNELIIYDNERRNALKYTDLQSHPNIITINGDILDKSFLSESMHKHKPDIIIHLAAMAGVSDYYSHPIRTMEVNMVGTYNVLEVVKDLNIKKFINFSTSEVYGPFIFRAKEDQITSQGEVKASRWTYSVSKLAAEHLCFSYQKQYNIPIVSLRPFNIYGPGQVGEGAVQIFVPLALKNKEIQVTNDGNQIRSWCYIDDMVDGIMLCIENEKANGEVFNIGNPKGTITILGLVEKIIRLVNSKSKIKFIPHPSVDVELRVPNIKKAEDILGFCPKIELDEGLSRAIEWYKKVKLPEINI; from the coding sequence ATGATAACAGGTAAAAAAATATTTATTACAGGCGGGTATGGGTTCATAGGTAGTTCTTTGTGTCAGAGAATCGTTCAAAATAATGAATTGATAATTTATGATAATGAAAGAAGAAATGCCTTGAAATATACTGATTTACAGTCACATCCAAACATTATAACCATAAATGGTGATATATTGGATAAATCATTTCTTAGTGAAAGTATGCATAAACATAAACCTGATATAATAATCCATTTAGCTGCAATGGCCGGTGTGTCAGATTATTACAGTCATCCAATAAGGACAATGGAAGTGAATATGGTAGGAACTTATAATGTTTTAGAAGTAGTGAAAGATTTAAATATAAAAAAGTTTATAAACTTTTCAACAAGTGAAGTCTATGGTCCTTTTATATTTAGAGCAAAAGAAGATCAGATTACATCTCAAGGAGAAGTAAAAGCTTCACGCTGGACATATTCTGTAAGCAAACTTGCGGCAGAACATCTTTGTTTCTCGTACCAGAAACAATATAATATCCCTATAGTATCACTAAGACCGTTTAATATTTATGGACCGGGGCAGGTCGGAGAGGGAGCAGTGCAAATATTTGTACCGCTTGCATTAAAAAATAAGGAGATTCAGGTTACTAATGACGGTAATCAAATCAGATCGTGGTGCTACATCGATGATATGGTTGACGGAATAATGTTATGTATAGAGAACGAAAAAGCTAACGGAGAAGTTTTTAATATCGGTAATCCAAAAGGAACTATTACTATACTGGGACTTGTAGAAAAAATTATTAGACTTGTGAATTCTAAATCAAAAATTAAATTTATACCCCATCCGAGTGTGGATGTGGAATTGCGTGTTCCTAATATAAAAAAAGCTGAAGATATATTGGGTTTTTGTCCGAAGATTGAACTTGATGAAGGGTTAAGTCGAGCCATTGAGTGGTATAAAAAAGTAAAATTACCGGAAATAAATATATGA
- a CDS encoding glycosyltransferase family 39 protein, whose protein sequence is MKINWKPVLLIFILFIALFLRLYGIRWGLPNKEHFYSYYADEYNVINTLQTINISKFNFTPPIPMYNPTFYYFLVGAAVKFSSMLGLITLTTSKQFYLFNVGEYAKIYLIGHFISVLMGILTMCFVYFIGKIYYSEKTGILAALFFSVVPLSVVSCHYMEPAVTVTFWITLTMFFALNIIYSGKTKWYILAGASCGLAMSSKYTAIPFVAIVTLAHILRKDKIINQNIILFYITVIIFFAFGTPYSVLDFKTFKLNIVPFFKRATIGVGSRGVNWFNPITRLLYYGLGFPILILSICGIVFALIKREKSDLLLLSWIFFYYYIQAQAGFNIVRYQNEYTPFLILLAARFVCDMKKYIQVTVIPLCFFITFVFSLSYVNMMVGPTPQDRASTWISNNIKGGSKIGVINKPYWYSPPVINMKYFALSRYSENPEYNKPDYKIVDLEYDPAKLEKEKPAYIVTSDAEFILNRPITPKTDNLIYQMFSSGKYEEIKRFETFPHFLIFSFKKKDSYPSDWEFPCPTILILKKK, encoded by the coding sequence ATGAAAATTAACTGGAAACCAGTACTGTTAATATTTATTTTGTTTATTGCTTTGTTTTTGCGGTTATATGGTATACGGTGGGGATTACCTAATAAGGAACATTTCTATTCATATTATGCAGATGAGTATAACGTTATTAATACTTTACAAACAATAAATATATCAAAATTTAATTTTACTCCGCCAATACCTATGTATAATCCGACATTCTATTACTTTTTAGTAGGGGCGGCAGTTAAATTCTCTTCTATGTTAGGATTAATTACCCTGACAACATCAAAGCAGTTTTATCTTTTTAATGTAGGAGAATATGCAAAAATATATTTAATTGGTCACTTTATAAGTGTACTTATGGGTATTCTAACAATGTGTTTTGTTTATTTTATAGGAAAAATATATTATTCGGAAAAAACAGGTATTTTAGCAGCTTTGTTTTTTAGTGTTGTTCCGTTAAGCGTGGTATCTTGTCATTACATGGAGCCGGCAGTTACAGTAACATTTTGGATTACTCTAACTATGTTTTTCGCATTAAATATTATTTATTCCGGTAAAACCAAATGGTATATTTTAGCAGGAGCAAGTTGTGGTTTGGCTATGAGTTCAAAATATACAGCTATACCTTTTGTGGCAATAGTTACACTAGCCCATATTTTGAGAAAAGACAAAATTATTAATCAAAATATTATCTTGTTTTATATTACAGTAATTATATTTTTTGCATTCGGAACCCCATATTCTGTTTTGGATTTTAAAACCTTTAAGCTCAATATAGTGCCTTTCTTTAAAAGAGCAACTATAGGTGTAGGTTCCAGAGGAGTTAACTGGTTTAATCCTATCACGAGATTGCTTTATTATGGATTAGGGTTTCCGATACTTATACTTTCTATCTGTGGCATTGTTTTTGCCTTAATTAAAAGAGAGAAATCTGATTTATTATTACTATCATGGATATTTTTTTACTATTATATCCAGGCGCAGGCAGGTTTCAATATTGTTAGATATCAGAATGAATATACGCCTTTTTTAATTCTTCTGGCAGCAAGATTTGTTTGTGATATGAAGAAATATATCCAAGTAACAGTCATACCTTTATGTTTTTTTATTACTTTTGTATTTTCATTGTCATATGTTAATATGATGGTCGGACCGACTCCGCAAGATAGAGCTTCCACCTGGATTAGTAATAACATTAAAGGAGGTTCAAAAATTGGAGTAATAAATAAACCATATTGGTATTCTCCTCCTGTCATAAATATGAAATATTTTGCTTTAAGCAGATATAGTGAAAATCCGGAATATAATAAACCCGATTATAAAATTGTTGATTTAGAATATGATCCTGCAAAATTAGAAAAGGAAAAGCCGGCATATATAGTTACATCAGATGCCGAATTTATACTCAACCGGCCTATAACACCAAAAACGGATAACTTAATTTACCAAATGTTTTCTTCCGGAAAATATGAAGAAATAAAACGATTTGAAACATTTCCACATTTTTTAATTTTTTCTTTTAAGAAAAAAGATTCTTATCCTTCGGATTGGGAATTCCCTTGTCCTACAATATTAATATTAAAAAAGAAGTAA
- a CDS encoding class I SAM-dependent methyltransferase: MNDNIDIFAYEVLRAFALTHNYNEWIYKIFQPYLGSCVLEVGSGIGNLTKYFFKSCKKLIGIDISGSFLSHLKIDYPELELYNYDISKNDVLSLSNRKIDTIVCVNVLEHIADEKKALQNMYNLLQTNGHLLLFVPALNWLFGSLDKNANHCRRYDKKLLKNLLEQNGFKLEKMFYSNFIGIFGWFVNGKILKRKSFPIVQPILFDKMVPFLTKIEEYIRPPIGMSLIVIVKK, encoded by the coding sequence ATGAATGACAATATTGATATTTTTGCATATGAAGTTTTAAGGGCGTTTGCCTTGACCCATAATTATAATGAGTGGATATACAAGATATTTCAGCCATATTTGGGAAGTTGCGTTTTAGAAGTAGGTTCAGGTATTGGAAATTTAACAAAATATTTTTTTAAATCCTGTAAAAAATTAATTGGAATAGATATTTCCGGTTCTTTTCTTTCGCATTTAAAAATAGACTATCCTGAATTGGAACTTTATAATTATGATATTAGTAAAAATGATGTCCTATCGTTATCCAATAGAAAGATTGATACAATTGTTTGCGTTAATGTACTTGAACATATAGCCGATGAAAAAAAAGCATTGCAGAATATGTATAATTTACTTCAAACTAACGGACATTTACTATTATTCGTTCCGGCTTTAAATTGGCTATTTGGCTCCTTAGATAAAAATGCAAATCATTGTCGCAGGTATGATAAAAAATTATTAAAAAACCTATTAGAGCAGAATGGATTTAAGTTAGAAAAAATGTTTTATAGTAATTTTATAGGAATATTTGGATGGTTTGTCAATGGTAAGATACTAAAAAGAAAAAGTTTTCCGATTGTGCAGCCTATTTTATTTGATAAGATGGTTCCATTTTTAACAAAAATAGAAGAATATATCAGACCTCCTATTGGAATGTCTTTAATAGTAATAGTAAAAAAATAG
- a CDS encoding glycosyltransferase family 39 protein, producing MFIWIKELLNNMKLRDKNIILLIFIVALSVRLVYFLKFSDLECIYGPDATEYNSYAVNLLSGNGYQNNGIHSFRPPGYPFFLAGVYAIFGHSFIIVQIIQLIISAFNCIIIFLIGLEISNKSVAVFSGFFSCFFYSLYIMPSNILTETLFTFLLSLSILFYLRMDRKPIYEIVAPILLGTATLTRSTTLVFPFFIFFWFFLKYPLKAMIKKIFLTSILFLLVLLPWTMRNYLVHHAFVPVHIQAGMVFWGANNSLAGGKWNEHGPDWGKYSNLSELEKNNKYFNEGLMWLKNQSFLQIIKLYLLKTSVFFYPFFEGRINKPVPKYDLTFGIILPFWILGMYFAVKLRNIQSLLLLLLIITYFISTLVFYTNERLRSPISSEIIIFAAIGIYSIFDRFKKNIYRYSFFTIWVVSNVLVYIYSEPIHSVLKLIIRKTREL from the coding sequence ATGTTTATCTGGATAAAAGAGTTACTTAATAACATGAAATTACGTGATAAAAATATTATATTATTAATTTTTATAGTTGCTTTGTCGGTAAGATTAGTTTATTTTTTAAAATTTTCCGATTTGGAGTGTATATATGGTCCAGATGCAACAGAATATAATAGTTATGCTGTAAATTTACTTAGTGGTAATGGTTATCAAAATAATGGTATTCACAGTTTTCGTCCTCCTGGGTATCCATTTTTTCTAGCAGGTGTTTATGCTATATTTGGACATTCTTTTATTATTGTGCAGATAATACAATTAATAATTAGTGCTTTTAACTGTATAATTATTTTTCTTATCGGTTTAGAAATAAGCAATAAAAGCGTAGCTGTTTTTTCAGGTTTTTTCTCATGTTTTTTTTATAGTTTATACATAATGCCATCTAACATTCTTACTGAGACATTATTTACCTTTTTATTATCTCTTTCTATCTTGTTTTATTTAAGGATGGATAGAAAGCCTATATATGAAATTGTTGCTCCTATACTTTTAGGAACGGCTACTTTAACTCGTTCCACTACACTTGTATTTCCTTTTTTTATTTTTTTCTGGTTTTTTTTGAAATACCCGCTAAAAGCAATGATTAAAAAGATTTTTTTAACTAGTATTCTTTTTTTATTAGTATTATTACCATGGACAATGAGAAATTATCTTGTTCATCATGCTTTTGTTCCTGTACACATTCAAGCCGGTATGGTTTTTTGGGGTGCAAATAATTCTCTCGCAGGAGGAAAGTGGAATGAACATGGTCCAGATTGGGGAAAATACAGTAATTTATCTGAACTTGAGAAGAATAATAAATATTTTAATGAAGGTCTAATGTGGTTGAAAAATCAATCTTTTTTACAGATTATAAAATTATATTTACTCAAAACTTCTGTATTCTTTTATCCTTTTTTTGAAGGACGTATTAATAAGCCAGTACCAAAATATGATTTAACCTTTGGAATTATTCTACCGTTTTGGATATTAGGTATGTATTTTGCAGTCAAATTAAGAAATATACAAAGTTTATTATTATTATTATTAATTATTACTTATTTTATCTCAACTCTGGTATTTTATACTAATGAACGTCTTAGAAGTCCGATTTCTTCGGAAATTATTATTTTTGCAGCTATTGGAATATATTCTATTTTTGATAGATTTAAAAAGAATATTTATAGATATTCTTTTTTTACTATTTGGGTGGTAAGTAATGTTTTGGTTTATATTTATTCAGAACCTATTCATTCAGTATTAAAATTGATAATCAGGAAAACAAGAGAATTATAG